Proteins encoded in a region of the Cydia pomonella isolate Wapato2018A unplaced genomic scaffold, ilCydPomo1 PGA_scaffold_191, whole genome shotgun sequence genome:
- the LOC133533658 gene encoding protein turtle isoform X2, producing the protein MGWRAVHTPHIAAGLLLLLLVHLPVTCHQEHQDAVHITAILGESVVFNCQVDFPEDVPVPYVLQWEKKVGETGQDIPIYIWYESYPTHSGEGYEGRVSRVAEDSPYGAASLNLTNIRESDQGWYECKVVFLNRSPNQHKNGTWFHLDVHAPPRFSITPEDIIYVNLGDAIILNCQAEGTPTPEILWYKDANPVEPSGTVGIFNDGTELRISNIRHEDIGDYTCIARNGEGQVSHTARVIIAGGAVITMPPTNQTKLEGEKVQFSCEAKALPGNVTVKWFREGAPVAEVAALETRVTIRRDGALVINPVAADDSGQYLCEVSNGIGDPQSASAYLNVEYPAKVTFTPTVQYLPFRLAGVVQCYIKANPPLQYVTWTKDKRLLEPYQTKDIVIMNNGSLLFTRVNQNHQGRYTCTPYNAQGTQGSSGPMEVLVRKPPAFTVEPEPLYQRKVGESVEMHCEAQEAEGTQRPTVAWRRRDGLPLQKSRVRALGGNITIDTLRRQDFGIYQCVAANEVATITADTQLVIEGTQPHAPYNVTGTATEFQVTLRWQPGYAGGPDYKQDYTIWHREAGFSEWTKVPVTPSGATTVTINRLQPGTTYEFQVNSKNTIGEGMMSKAITIRTLDVGAKPKPAPTAAGPPDEKVFPTAPEATGPKSGPPRNLTVTEVHNGFLITWQAPLERASLVQYYTIKYRTDAHWKTLNRGQIRPEETSYLVKNLVGGRTYYFRVLANSASSFESSEEVKFPVPARVKHKAITAGVVGGILFFIVAIILSVCAVKICNKRKRRKQEKEIIRLQHTTW; encoded by the exons ATGGGCTGGCGCGCCGTGCACACGCCGCACATCGCCGCCGgcttgctgctgctgctgctggtaCACCTGCCAG TAACGTGCCACCAGGAACACCAGGATGCAGTGCACATCACCGCGATCCTGGGCGAGAGCGTCGTGTTCAACTGCCAGGTGGACTTCCCCGAGGATGTCCCCGTGCCGTACGTGTTGCAGTGGGAGAAGAAGGTAGGCGAAACG GGACAAGACATCCCGATCTACATCTGGTACGAGAGCTACCCGACGCACAGCGGGGAGGGCTACGAGGGCCGAGTGTCGCGCGTGGCGGAGGACTCGCCCTACGGCGCCGCGAGCCTCAACCTTACCAACATTAGGGAGTCGGACCAG GGCTGGTACGAGTGTAAGGTGGTGTTCCTCAACCGGTCACCGAACCAGCACAAAAATGGCACCTGGTTCCATCTCGACGTGCACGCGCCACCGCGCTTCTCCATCACACCGGAAGACATTATATACGTTAATTTAG GGGACGCGATAATCCTGAACTGCCAGGCGGAGGGCACGCCCACGCCCGAGATCCTATGGTACAAGGACGCGAACCCCGTGGAGCCGTCGGGCACCGTGGGCATCTTCAACGATGGCACCGAGCTGCGCATCAGCAATATCCGCCACGAGGACATAGGGGACTATACGTGCATCGCGAGGAACGGCGAGGGCCAGGTGTCGCACACGGCGAGGGTCATCATCGCCGGCGGGGCGGTCATCACG ATGCCACCAACGAACCAGACGAAGTTAGAAGGCGAGAAAGTGCAGTTCTCCTGCGAGGCCAAAGCCCTGCCCGGGAACGTGACAGTGAAGTGGTTCCGCGAGGGCGCGCCCGTGGCCGAGGTGGCGGCGCTCGAGACACGCGTCACTATTCGGAGGGATGGTGCGCTTGTCATAAACCCTGTGGCGGCTGATGATTCTGGGCAGTACCTCTGCGAGGTGTCCAATGGCATTGGAGATCCGCAGAGCGCATCTGCGTACCTCAACGTCGAAT ACCCAGCAAAGGTGACATTCACGCCAACAGTCCAATACCTGCCCTTCCGTCTGGCCGGCGTGGTCCAGTGCTACATCAAGGCCAACCCCCCTCTCCAATACGTCACCTGGACCAAGGACAAGCGCCTCCTGGAGCCCTACCAGACCAAGGACATAGTGATCATGAACAACGGGTCGCTGCTGTTCACGCGCGTCAATCAGAATCATCAGGGCAGATATACTTGCACACCGTATAATGCGCAAGGCACGCAAGGATCTTCAG GACCGATGGAAGTATTAGTGCGGAAACCACCAGCATTCACAGTAGAGCCAGAACCCTTGTACCAAAGAAAg GTGGGCGAGAGTGTGGAGATGCACTGCGAGGCGCAGGAGGCGGAGGGCACGCAGCGGCCGACGGTGGCGTGGCGGCGGCGCGACGGGCTGCCGCTGCAGAAGTCGCGCGTGCGCGCGCTGGGCGGGAACATCACCATCGACACCCTGCGGCGCCAGGACTTCGGCATCTACCAGTGCGTCGCGGCCAACGAG GTGGCAACGATCACAGCGGACACGCAGCTAGTGATCGAGGGCACGCAGCCGCACGCGCCGTACAACGTGACGGGCACGGCCACGGAGTTCCAGGTGACGCTGCGCTGGCAGCCCGGCTACGCGGGCGGGCCGGACTACAAGCAGGACTACACCATCTGGCACCGCGAGGCCGGCTTCTCCGAGTGGACCAAGGTGCCCGTCACGCCGTCCGGCGCCACCACG gtaACAATAAACCGCCTACAACCAGGAACGACGTACGAATTCCAAGTGAACAGCAAGAACACGATCGGAGAAGGGATGATGAGCAAGGCGATCACTATTCGGACGCTCG ATGTGGGCGCCAAGCCGAAGCCGGCGCCCACGGCGGCGGGCCCGCCCGACGAGAAGGTGTTCCCCACGGCGCCCGAGGCTACCG GTCCAAAATCGGGTCCACCCCGCAACCTGACAGTCACAGAAGTCCACAACGGGTTCCTGATCACGTGGCAGGCGCCGCTGGAGCGCGCGTCGCTAGTCCAGTACTACACCATCAAGTACCGCACCGACGCGCACTGGAAGACGCTCAACCGCGGCCAGATCCGCCCTGAGGAGACCAGCTACCTCG TGAAAAACCTAGTGGGCGGACGCACATATTACTTCCGCGTGCTAGCCAACTCGGCATCCAGCTTCGAAAGCTCCGAAGAGGTGAAGTTCCCAGTCCCAGCCCGCGTGAAGCACAAGGCCATCACGGCGGGGGTGGTGGGTGGTATCCTGTTCTTCATCGTGGCCATCATCCTGTCGGTGTGCGCGGTGAAGATCTGCAACAAGCGCAAGCGACGCAAGCAGGAGAAAG AAATCATCCGCTTACAGCATACAACATGGTAG
- the LOC133533658 gene encoding protein turtle isoform X1: MGWRAVHTPHIAAGLLLLLLVHLPVTCHQEHQDAVHITAILGESVVFNCQVDFPEDVPVPYVLQWEKKVGETGQDIPIYIWYESYPTHSGEGYEGRVSRVAEDSPYGAASLNLTNIRESDQGWYECKVVFLNRSPNQHKNGTWFHLDVHAPPRFSITPEDIIYVNLGDAIILNCQAEGTPTPEILWYKDANPVEPSGTVGIFNDGTELRISNIRHEDIGDYTCIARNGEGQVSHTARVIIAGGAVITMPPTNQTKLEGEKVQFSCEAKALPGNVTVKWFREGAPVAEVAALETRVTIRRDGALVINPVAADDSGQYLCEVSNGIGDPQSASAYLNVEYPAKVTFTPTVQYLPFRLAGVVQCYIKANPPLQYVTWTKDKRLLEPYQTKDIVIMNNGSLLFTRVNQNHQGRYTCTPYNAQGTQGSSGPMEVLVRKPPAFTVEPEPLYQRKVGESVEMHCEAQEAEGTQRPTVAWRRRDGLPLQKSRVRALGGNITIDTLRRQDFGIYQCVAANEVATITADTQLVIEGTQPHAPYNVTGTATEFQVTLRWQPGYAGGPDYKQDYTIWHREAGFSEWTKVPVTPSGATTVTINRLQPGTTYEFQVNSKNTIGEGMMSKAITIRTLDVGAKPKPAPTAAGPPDEKVFPTAPEATGPKSGPPRNLTVTEVHNGFLITWQAPLERASLVQYYTIKYRTDAHWKTLNRGQIRPEETSYLVKNLVGGRTYYFRVLANSASSFESSEEVKFPVPARVKHKAITAGVVGGILFFIVAIILSVCAVKICNKRKRRKQEKAYNMVAARLTDLRAHDSTQVPFKK; encoded by the exons ATGGGCTGGCGCGCCGTGCACACGCCGCACATCGCCGCCGgcttgctgctgctgctgctggtaCACCTGCCAG TAACGTGCCACCAGGAACACCAGGATGCAGTGCACATCACCGCGATCCTGGGCGAGAGCGTCGTGTTCAACTGCCAGGTGGACTTCCCCGAGGATGTCCCCGTGCCGTACGTGTTGCAGTGGGAGAAGAAGGTAGGCGAAACG GGACAAGACATCCCGATCTACATCTGGTACGAGAGCTACCCGACGCACAGCGGGGAGGGCTACGAGGGCCGAGTGTCGCGCGTGGCGGAGGACTCGCCCTACGGCGCCGCGAGCCTCAACCTTACCAACATTAGGGAGTCGGACCAG GGCTGGTACGAGTGTAAGGTGGTGTTCCTCAACCGGTCACCGAACCAGCACAAAAATGGCACCTGGTTCCATCTCGACGTGCACGCGCCACCGCGCTTCTCCATCACACCGGAAGACATTATATACGTTAATTTAG GGGACGCGATAATCCTGAACTGCCAGGCGGAGGGCACGCCCACGCCCGAGATCCTATGGTACAAGGACGCGAACCCCGTGGAGCCGTCGGGCACCGTGGGCATCTTCAACGATGGCACCGAGCTGCGCATCAGCAATATCCGCCACGAGGACATAGGGGACTATACGTGCATCGCGAGGAACGGCGAGGGCCAGGTGTCGCACACGGCGAGGGTCATCATCGCCGGCGGGGCGGTCATCACG ATGCCACCAACGAACCAGACGAAGTTAGAAGGCGAGAAAGTGCAGTTCTCCTGCGAGGCCAAAGCCCTGCCCGGGAACGTGACAGTGAAGTGGTTCCGCGAGGGCGCGCCCGTGGCCGAGGTGGCGGCGCTCGAGACACGCGTCACTATTCGGAGGGATGGTGCGCTTGTCATAAACCCTGTGGCGGCTGATGATTCTGGGCAGTACCTCTGCGAGGTGTCCAATGGCATTGGAGATCCGCAGAGCGCATCTGCGTACCTCAACGTCGAAT ACCCAGCAAAGGTGACATTCACGCCAACAGTCCAATACCTGCCCTTCCGTCTGGCCGGCGTGGTCCAGTGCTACATCAAGGCCAACCCCCCTCTCCAATACGTCACCTGGACCAAGGACAAGCGCCTCCTGGAGCCCTACCAGACCAAGGACATAGTGATCATGAACAACGGGTCGCTGCTGTTCACGCGCGTCAATCAGAATCATCAGGGCAGATATACTTGCACACCGTATAATGCGCAAGGCACGCAAGGATCTTCAG GACCGATGGAAGTATTAGTGCGGAAACCACCAGCATTCACAGTAGAGCCAGAACCCTTGTACCAAAGAAAg GTGGGCGAGAGTGTGGAGATGCACTGCGAGGCGCAGGAGGCGGAGGGCACGCAGCGGCCGACGGTGGCGTGGCGGCGGCGCGACGGGCTGCCGCTGCAGAAGTCGCGCGTGCGCGCGCTGGGCGGGAACATCACCATCGACACCCTGCGGCGCCAGGACTTCGGCATCTACCAGTGCGTCGCGGCCAACGAG GTGGCAACGATCACAGCGGACACGCAGCTAGTGATCGAGGGCACGCAGCCGCACGCGCCGTACAACGTGACGGGCACGGCCACGGAGTTCCAGGTGACGCTGCGCTGGCAGCCCGGCTACGCGGGCGGGCCGGACTACAAGCAGGACTACACCATCTGGCACCGCGAGGCCGGCTTCTCCGAGTGGACCAAGGTGCCCGTCACGCCGTCCGGCGCCACCACG gtaACAATAAACCGCCTACAACCAGGAACGACGTACGAATTCCAAGTGAACAGCAAGAACACGATCGGAGAAGGGATGATGAGCAAGGCGATCACTATTCGGACGCTCG ATGTGGGCGCCAAGCCGAAGCCGGCGCCCACGGCGGCGGGCCCGCCCGACGAGAAGGTGTTCCCCACGGCGCCCGAGGCTACCG GTCCAAAATCGGGTCCACCCCGCAACCTGACAGTCACAGAAGTCCACAACGGGTTCCTGATCACGTGGCAGGCGCCGCTGGAGCGCGCGTCGCTAGTCCAGTACTACACCATCAAGTACCGCACCGACGCGCACTGGAAGACGCTCAACCGCGGCCAGATCCGCCCTGAGGAGACCAGCTACCTCG TGAAAAACCTAGTGGGCGGACGCACATATTACTTCCGCGTGCTAGCCAACTCGGCATCCAGCTTCGAAAGCTCCGAAGAGGTGAAGTTCCCAGTCCCAGCCCGCGTGAAGCACAAGGCCATCACGGCGGGGGTGGTGGGTGGTATCCTGTTCTTCATCGTGGCCATCATCCTGTCGGTGTGCGCGGTGAAGATCTGCAACAAGCGCAAGCGACGCAAGCAGGAGAAAG CATACAACATGGTAGCGGCGCGGCTCACGGATCTGCGAGCCCATGACAGCACTCAAGTGCCTTTTAAGAAGTGA
- the LOC133533657 gene encoding uncharacterized protein LOC133533657, translated as MRFSERGISSLVQCLRLTANWVWPASRCGRGSRGYWAPSLGSLPPPSPGPSPSPSPSLAPSSSDDGGFLPRLRAPLQPAAAPPLFRASSPAPWPPWPPWPPWPTWAAAWTPWSPLHISDLSSVPFPSSAEGSFPTPPSPFRPRARPAGVAGAATATGWRPGPAARRHRPRAPAEPPPPPPHEASPESRSSSSGFGSKNASSSAHNRSSRAGSLAEWRPPPYRPPPPAPAPRPGSAADAGSVDVHYEWDRATRTPTPSTPERRPRARDDVEARVRAMKEEFLEFRKRQALRRRSPEPPVSPLAVYPLSPLSPLAPLSPLAPLATLAPAPAESVC; from the exons ATGAG ATTTAGTGAACGCGGAATATCGAGTTTAGTGCAGTGTTTGCGGCTGACGGCCAACTGGGTGTGGCCCGCGTCGCGCTGCGGGCGCGGGTCGCGCGGCTACTGGGCGCCGTCGCTCGGCTCCCTGCCCCCGCCCTCCCCCGGCCCCTCCCCGTCCCCCTCCCCCTCGCTCGCGCCCTCCTCCTCCGACGACGGCGGCTTCCTGCCGCGCCTGCGCGCGCCGCTGcagcccgccgccgcgccgccgctgtTCCGCGCCTCCTCGCCCGCCCCCTGGCCGCCCTGGCCGCCGTGGCCGCCCTGGCCCACGTGGGCGGCCGCGTGGACCCCCTGGTCGCCGCTCCACATCTCGGACCTCAGCTCCGTGCCTTTCCCGAGCTCCGCCGAGGGCTCGTTCCCGACGCCGCCGTCTCCGTTccggccgcgcgcgcgcccggcGGGCGTGGCGGGGGCGGCGACGGCGACAGGCTGGCGGCCCgggcccgccgcgcgccgccacCGGCCTCGCGCGCCCGccgagccgccgccgccgcccccgcaCGAGGCCTCGCCCGAGAGCCGCTCCTCGTCCAGCGGCTTCGGCAGCAAGAACGCGTCGTCGTCCGCGCACAACCGCAGCAGCCGCGCCGGCAGCCTGGCCGAGTGGCGGCCGCCGCCGtaccggccgccgccgccggcgccggcgccgcgcccgggCTCGGCGGCGGACGCGGGCTCGGTGGACGTGCACTACGAGTGGGACCGCGCCACGCGCACGCCGACGCCGTCCACGCCGGAGCGGCGGCCGCGCGCGCGCGACGACGTGGAGGCGCGGGTGCGCGCCATGAAGGAGGAGTTCCTGGAGTTCCGCAAGCGGCAGGCGCTGCGGCGCCGCTCGCCCGAGCCGCCCGTGTCGCCGCTGGCGGTGTACCCGCTGTCCCCGCTGTCCCCGCTGGCGCCGCTGTCCCCGCTGGCGCCGCTCGCCACGctggcgccggcgccggccgaGAGCGTGTGCTGA